The DNA segment ATGATAACTTCTTGTCTTTTTGGTAATTGATGAGGCCATTTTTCCAGATATGTGCATAGATATTCCTATATCATTGCTTAGCATGGCAAACCTCACATATTGTATCATATGTTATTACTTAGGACCTcataaggtattatttgggttctttagaCTTGTATAAGAATCCAAGATTTACCCACATTGCCgatggatcctcacatactccacCAGTTTAAGCATTGATGAAAATTTCAGGCTaaagattcaaatctaatcacaagcatcacGTTTGGCTTGTGGTCAGCCACAATGGGCCCGTGCTGCAGTATTCCCTAATCGACATAAGTCATGGACTGgatctgctctgatactatttgttacAACCAAAGACTttatccaaaaagactagcttGAAGGtactatttgggttctttggccatgtataagtacccaagacctACACAGTGCATAGCCAATGTTGGACTAAACATACACCCGTACGGATCCTCATATCATACCAGAATGAAATGATGTGCGAGTGGGACATTGGACATGGGTGGATGCTATATGCTTAGAGGGTAATGTAATAGTAGACCAAGTGCATAAACTAGTCTTATCCCCAGTCTTGCTCAGCAATTGCTGTGACATGTGTCTTGCATAACCTAATTTCGGTAAGGGCTTACCAAGTAGGTTGGGTCTATTTGGGCGAAGTCCAAATGGACTAGCCACAGACTAGGTTCAAGACCAGAATTGATACTGCTTGGAGACTTGGCATGACACTATAGTGTCTCAAGTATCCGTGCCAAGTGCCCAAAACCTCCACAATGCACTCTGATAAGTTCATGACAGTACCAATAAGATTTGATTCCACATATTTACAAGGATCAAAGATCTAAATTTCCATGTCTGCGGTGTACTCGTCTAGAAACTAAATGAAGCTCAAGGGATGTTGTCTTCTTGACCGTTAAAAGCCTCATTCTTAATGTACCTCTACCTGCTATGTCCTGCTTTGAAGGAAACATCCACGTTTCTCTATGAATTTGATGCCCTAATAGAAGAATATGGCAATAGCTCGGATAACAATCTTCTTTTGACGAGTATAATCTCCTAGAGAATGTAAAGCAGCTTAAGAACTCTTCAATACTTGCCTAAAGGCATATGATGTGCCAAATTAAACAATATCATGACGGCAAATCCTGCTCTCTTTAAAACATGATCCCAATCTCTTTGAAACAAAGCTTAAATAGAAACTAGAAAGCCCCAAGACAAACTGGGTATAAGCCCAACTCATTTAGTTAAAAATTAGCTCAGCGGCCCCTAAGTATGAAAGTTGGAGGTAGTTCTGACACAATCCACTAACACAATATTGGCTTGAATACAAGGAGTCTTAGGAGGTGATATGGGTTGCTTAGTTGACACCATGTACAAAAGAAGTATTCCCACAGGGCTGGCATCAACAGGAGAAGGTACAATAAAATTACCTCTCTTTGCTTACAAAATAGAGGGCGAGTGAATGAGAATGAAATCATTCGTGACTGTATTTGCAGCTATTTTATTGAATATATATGAATTAGTACATCGAGAATGAAAGCTTTCTAAATTTCAAGTTTACTAAGTATTAATGTTaagttttcttttgttcttttgtgAAGAGAAACCAtcttgaaagaaaagaattgaatgaccttatttttcattcactgcacttAAGAACTTAAAGAGCAATTAAAGGCAAGAAAAGACCCCAtgattgataatggaagctttcTAATTTCATTATTGGTGAATGAGTATAGGGATAATGGAAGCCTTCTAAATTTCAAGTTTCTAAGTGTTAATGTtaatccatcttttttttttctttcatgaatGTAGGTATATACTAAGAAGAGGAACTGTCTTGAATAAAAATGATTGAAGGACCGGTTGGAAAGTAAACTAAATTTAACAAAACATTAGTTAGTACTAATTAATGGAGTCCAAGAACATGTTTCTCAGTGTCTCTAAGTGATGTCTCATAGagtttatgtatttatttaatgtttggcCTTGGATTACAATAATGCATTTATGCAAGGATATACAGAGGATCATTTTGTATCTATTTAAATCCTTAAAATCAGCCATTTTGAAGGGGATAACCAAGTGAGCAAATAATCTACTAATTGTCTCCAAATAAATTCTATAATAATGTTATTTGTTTGATGGAGGTTGAGTGTTCATTCCTTTTCTATCTtgtttttattgttatttttatttggTTTTTCTACTACAATTCAAGATGTGTAGTCTAAAGTGTCTAGCTATATTTTGAGAGTAGTCTTACTCTTTACATTGTATCAGAGATTCATTAGAAGGTTCAGTGGTGTTTGCGTCTTTGCAAGGGGAAGgccaagaaggaagaagaaagtaaTTGGCGGATTGGTTCATGTGCTGAGGATGGACTCCAATGGAGGTAATTAATTTGAAACAACTGTAAGTGGAGAAGCTAAATAACATTAATTATAAATATAGGAAATTAGAGGAAATAGAACAAAGAAAACTCAGATGAAGAtgcaatagaagaaaaaaaaaatatttatgatattgAAATTAGAGGAAATGatatgaagaaagaaaagaaaatgaagtttTAGAAGTTCAAATGACAAAAATTGAAGAGGTTGAAGAGTTGAAAAGTGAATGAGTTTAAAAATTTGATAAGAAGTGTGTATCTAACGAAAGAGAGGTATTTTGGTGAATGGATCTGGAGAGATACCAACTTGTTACCTTCTGGACATCTTGGATGTTATGCTTGTGCAGTCTATATAATCCCTTTTATAGCTTGTTCAAATGATGAACAGAGAAGTACATGGAGccaaaatatttgaaaataggAAACATTTAAACTTGTAGAGTAGAGAACTACTTTTATGATACATAGTAGATTAGCATGGAAGGTTTCTTTGATCGAGAGGAGCAAGCTCAtgcataattaaaaatattttatgggaGATGGTCCACATATAAAGAGTGGAAGGTATTGATATGTTTCAATGAAGGCATACAAGTAGATAAATATTTTGCACAAGAGAATGAAGTTATTTCATAAACCTTTCATATCGATTGAGATGGACATAAGCATTTTTGCGTTTAAAAATATTGGACCTATAACAACAATCAAAAAGGTACATGTTTCCAAGcctcccaaatttcatattttcaagAAGCTAGAATGGTGCATAGAATGGCATATGAAGGAAATCTATTATGAGTCAATAGGAGAAAAGTATCGTGACTTAACAAAAcaaagaggcaagacttcacaTCAACCTTATAAACACTATGGAGGGAGGGTTAAATAGAGCTGTTCATTGAGAAACCCACTGATGAGACCGTCCTTGGCTTGATAGGAGCTCACTTGATTAGTCAACAAATTGAGCTGGAGATTAGCCCCTTTCACCACATTTCTCAATTGTTTCTGTGAAGGTTTTCTCCATCAGTTGGACAGCGTATCAATATTCTGCTCCATCATAAGTCCTACAAATATAAATGTGAAGCCTGTGTATTATAGAATTGCTACTATAGAGAAAATGATGATCAAATATTTGTTCATCTTTCACATATTATAATGTAACATAATTGGTCATGCTTCAAAGTATTGTTCCTAATAGTAAAGAACAAAAGCGATAATTCCCATTGGTACAGTGATATCAAAACAAAATTATCAAGAGCGCAAATGAATCACCTCTCAAGCACTATATCATAATATGTTCTCCAATTTACGAACAAGAGAAGAGTTATATTTCCaactattaaaatataaaacctgAACGAGAAACATATCTTTCAGCTCTAAGTATCCTTAGCACAGgcagaaatttcagttttgaaGGATTCATCTCCTTGTGGTTCATAGCTTCCTGGCAAGGGTTGCCTACACTCATTACATCTACGAAACTCCAACTAACCAAACAAAAGAGGTTATGTCATATGGAAGGGCCTAAATGAAGATGCCAAACAAACAACATTTGCAACCATAATTCCATCCGACGTATTCAAGCATGCTAGACAAACAGAATGTACCTAAATTCAAAGCAAATTCCGAGTAAAATAATGATATTGCAATGTTTCTAGGAGTTTtgattattgaaaaaaaaaaaaaaaaaaacaagactgTAGCAAGTCTAATAAACATGATTTGGCTGATTAAGCTTTATGAGCACATCTTGGTCATTTTTTAGCTTCGCATACTATGAGAGGTTTATGTGTCCTCCACCATGTTTGCATATCCAATAGTGACCAAATGTAGGTCTCCTAAGAACAGAAAAAAATCCCCAAATTTCTATGATTTGTTGGCTTTCTCGGTTCCCCTCAAGATTTCTCCAAAATTAATGATCAAAGTCCTGAGGATCTaatgaacctgcaaacaagcatgCAGATCTAGGGCAAAACTCTTAAACCACCATCCGAGAAGGGAGAGAAGGAGGAAGTGTCTTCATCTAAGCTCCTGCTTCTTCTCCCCTAACCGAATCTCCATTGTAGTCTCTTTGGTTAGGATACTCAGCTCGCACCCTGAGCAAAAGAAGCAAATCTAATCTATTGAGACACTGTTTTCAGTTTTCTCTAATTGAGAAACGGCGCTATTGCTTGAGCTCTAGCTCGAGTGTGAGTTTCACAGCAAAGCTAAAGCTCTGAGTAAAGTATTAGTTCTAGCTTGGGCTTTTGCACCAACTCTAGCTCTGGGCTCTAGTTTGAAAAGCTCTTGCTTCGGGTTTTGGGAGTCCTAGCACTTGGAATGAGAAAAGTACGTGGTGTCGATAGGATGGTACCGAGATGAATCACAAGGAAGAATGCCCGACAGGTAGTTTTCTAGCATATCATAAATGAGAGCTAGCCTTGCGCTGAACTATAAACTATATGTGGAGCTCTATCTTAACCTTACCGGCTGAAGCGACATCACCTGACTGAGCTATTCATCAAATTTCCACATTTCATCACTTCATCAATAGCCAGTGGATGGTCGAGCTTCACTTCGAAGGAAGACACTCCTTTTCGAAGTTTCTAGAATAAAAGAGCCAGTTGGATTTAATATGAAAGGGTTACAAGATGGGTGAAACATATGTACCATGGTTTATCACATATTGCATTACTCTTCAATGATCCTATAAATATATGCTAGctgagagagaaaaaatagtgGCAAGGATGTTTAGTCATTTAACATAAATATCACCAGAGCCTCCTACTATTTGCTTTTAGGAGAATTTTAGCTTTTCAAACTTTGATTATTAAATTTGTTGATGAGATTGAAGTCCTCACTTTACACCATGTGCATATTATGACTACATTCTCCATACAATCAATAAGGCTACGGAGTTGTTCTAACTTGCTATCTTGATAATTATACCAAAGATCAAAAGCCAATTGGCACCGTTTTCGAGGttagaatatttttttgtaGCATTTAGGAGGTAAAGTATCTCACATCTCAAAAGTAATTGTTATGAAGTTTTCTCATTTCAAATAAACTGAACGATCAGTCTAAATGGTATAAGCTTGTGCAAACACTTGACTCATTGCTAACAATTTAATTAAGCAACAATTCTTCCAATCATACCAAACTATAAGTTCTGTTTAAGAGAGAGTTCATTCACAGCTTATGCATATCGATGGCCCTTGATTTCATGGTCCTCACAGCCTTGCATGGATCACATGCACAATGCGAAGGTCATAGATTGCATCAAGGCCTTCTCCTTTGCTGTCGTTGACGCTCGGTCTTCATCACCACCATTATCAAATTCTCCTCCCCATCCTCACCTCACTCTGGTTACAGCTGCCACTGCTCTACTCAACTCTGACAGCAGCAAAGAAGAAGGCCTTCTCCTTTGCTGTCGTTGATGCTCGGTCTTCATCACCACCATTATCAAATTCTCCTCCCCATCCTCACCTCACTCTGGTTACAGCTGCCACTGCTCTACTCAACTCTGACAACAGCAAAGAAGAAGGCCTTCTCCTTTGCTGTCGTTGATGCTCGGTCTTCATCACCACCATTATCAAATTCTCCTCCCCATCCTCACCTCACTCTGGTTACAGCTGCCACTGCTCTACTCAACTCTGACAACAGcaaagaagaaagccaagatggAATCAGTAATTTTCAAAACAGAAGACCGAAACTGGCCTAGCGAGAAACTAGCTGAATACAGTCGGTCCAAGCCAATGGCGCGGCTCCAAAGGCAAGATTTTTAAGATTTCACAAACGTCCATGTTGTCAGtgcgtttcttcttcttcttctcttaaaAAAGAAATGTAAATTCAGGGGGAAAAAATTCAACAAATAAGAGGTGGGAAAGAGTTCTGATaaccaaaaatcaagaataaaataacaaaattaaaaatatatatataactttttaaaatattagttCATTTAAAAACAAGTGCAGGAAATGGAAGAATACGAATGGGGACAAAAATATAACTTAGCACATTACCAGAAACAACATAAAGCATCATTAGTTTGTTTGGATTCCCATGAATGAATCATTCATCTGCAACTCGAAAAATTAGTTAGTTCTCAATTGATTTGTCAATGGAGATCAAACGGGGTTATAAAAAAACTTGAAACGATTCAAACATTTCCAGCAAGCAAGAGAATATTATTACCATGTTTGCTCATGACCATTTCACTGGAAACAATAGTCAAAACTCACATAGATCTGTGCCGTGCAGGATGAAAAGCATGAATAGCCCTGCTTTGTCAATCAGATGTTAAACTAATGATAGCAGCTCTCCATTTTATTCATCCACTTTTATACCCCCTTGCATCACATGCGAAAAGTGGAGGCATCTGTGGTTGTTTGCATTGTATAAGAATAACAGAACTTAGGAAGCTTATTCCACAGTACATGCCACATAATCTGCCATGACAATCCCACgcaacaattaaaaaaaatgcaatcacACATGCAGATCCAATAAGAAAACTTGCTGATTGGTCCAATATATGATCATTCAATGATTATGTTACTACATATTCACATTGCCAAAACATGCCAAACTTCCAAACCAATAATCAACACCTTTACTCCAAACTGCATTGTCCAGGAGTCAATAGCAAAAGATCAAAAGCTTCATTAACTTCTCGTCTATCCTTCCTGCTGATGCAAATCAAGTTATTTTGTGGTGGCTAATAAACATAAACTACTTAGCCTCTGGTAGGTGGGAGAAAATATAAATAGAAATTGGTCAGCATGTTCCAGTATGCGTATATCATAAGATAGATAAAGTGGACAGCCCGTTTGGCCAGCCTAATCGGTATTCTGTTACCTGGGCTGCACCCAAGAAACACAAACAATAATAGATACATTATAAAATCTATAGGTGCTATGCAAGTCTAAAAAAAATCAACAGAAAACAATAGTAAATGTTTGTAACACTGCTATGACAGGCAATTCACCAAATCTCCATGTTGCTACCACAATATGCGATCATGTGTATACTATTTTAACATATAAGAGATGCCAAATTTGCGTAGCTAATTAACTCTTCAGCATATGTCCCTAATACCTGTCTAAATTGTCCAAACACAATAGCAAAGCATCAGTTCGGCAGAAAAGCCAATGGTACAGCCTTCAAgttgttaaaaaaaagaagtactAGAAAACAACGATGTCAGCTATCCATCATATTCTCCTTGGGCAAACTTAATCTCTGGATAGAAAACTGCAACGACCTGATTTTCCCCAAATTTCCTTCCATGCAACCCTTGCCTGGCTTTAGTAGATCCCTCAGTGTCAGCATACTCCAAAAATACCTGGAAAGAAGCTAATTGTTAAGAACCATTACAATGTGAGCAGCATTGATGAAGAGATCGAGTGTATTCTGCCTCAGGTGATGGATGTCCGCAAAATAGGACAAGCCAGATAGTACATCAGTATGTTCACAAACTAGAAAAAGCAAGATTCGCCGTCTCAGTACTAGACCTATACTGGTGCCATACTAGCACAGTATCGGTACAATacggtatgaaatttttttagctACCAAGTATCGGTACGCCacccgtaccgaaccggtatggtacgCCCCATACCGCCCAGTTCGGGCCGGTATGGCATACCTAGTAGAAAAGGAAGACCATAGCAGAAGGGATAAAAGGGTAGATTACTCATCATATTTTACCAAGAATAAAAGATAAGCAAGGGGCGAGAATGTGCTTGCATCTATAAGCATGAATGGTGAATCTGCAAGGCTTTACAGATCCttcttatgttatattatagtcgagaagggagaggaTTCATATAGTTGGATGATCTAAATTTCATGATCGTTGTACTGACCTTCCCTAAGCCAGGAACTGGTTCACCATTTGGACCAGGTCGAGGGATGATAACATTCGCCAAGTTACCTGCAAACAAGTACAAGGTTATAAGATGAGAACCAAAAAGAATTACTAAACGAGAGATAGTCCGAGGTTAGAACACAGAAAACAGGATCTTCTGTGGATTAGGCCTGATTCTCAATGGCATAAGGTTGGACTACAAAAGACTGTCAAACaaagcaaaggaaaaaaaaagaattaagaaTACATGGTTGCCATTAAAATGACATCAGATATAAAGAAAAGCTATGAAAACAAGTCCTTACCATATTTTCCACCCTCGCCCCTCATGtcctccattatgtcttcatattCCTCGTCGTCTTTCAATTCATCTGCACTAACCACCTGGGTTAAGCATACTATTTTGGTGGGAAGGGATCCTGCCTGGTACACAAGCCTCTGCACCAAAAAAGGTtattaagggaaaaaggaaaataaagccAAGCTCCTTAAAAAATGTGCAGATCAAGATAGATCAAGAACCAAAAATGGGTTTCATGGATACGATTCAAGGAAGTCATATGAAAAAAAGATAAGTTCTAACCAAAATAAAGAACATCAGAAGCATTGTAGGAGGGGAAGAATAGTGAACCTTCTTAGCTGGCATAACTAAAGAAAGAAGGTGGCAGGCCCTGCAGGGCAGGGCACAGAGAATATTTAGCAAGATTTACAAAGCCCACAGGTGGGCTTCCAACCATGATTCAGCCCTTATTTGGAATATGTAGCAAATAAGACTCATGAAGCTGACAACAGGTAGTCGCAACATACACTGCTAGTTACCGTTATTggataaaagaaaagatttgatGGTAAAAGACGGGGAGCAGTTGAGTGCTGCAATACAAAAGTCACATCTACACATACAACCAGGGTGCATTTAATACCCATAATGTAAGTTAAAGATATATTAGAAATCCTCTAGTACTTGAGCTAGTCAGAATGATGATGGTAATCAAAATGACAACAGTATCACTCTTAAAAGTAAAGTGCTTTCCATTTAGGATAATGCATTCTTTAAAATATTCTTACTCGGTTTAAATATGCTGAATGCATTGTGTGAATACCTCAACAAATTAGAAATCACACGTTTGAGCAATATAAACCACATACAAACTTGTAGCAAGATATTATCAACTGCAGTAAATGTAGACAATAAGGAAAACTACCCCCATGTCAACACATGAACACTGTTTAGTTGCTATCTgagaaaaggaaacaaaaatgcAGGTGAAACTATGTCAATATAGGACTCCAATTTGCCCAGACTTCAATTCTTGCAACTTTATCATAAACAAAACATAGCGGAAAGTACTTTAAATGTAACTGCACTTTAGAAGTAAAAACTCCAGGAAGCAACCACCTGACAAGACATAGTATATGTTCTTTTGAATGAAAAGAGTCAATGGTAAACATGCTCAAATTGCACTTAGTAGCCACCTCAAAAGAAAACCCTGTGAAAAAGTATCCACAAGTTTGCTCTCGACTCATGAATTTTAGACCAAAAGATTCCAAATTGTGTGGTTTTAACTAAATTAGTTGTGTAATTTGAACTTCACCTGCAAAGCTACTTGTTGCTGTGCCTGCAATAACACGCTTTCTTGCTCCGGCCTAGGTTGTTGGGCACCTTGATTTGCACGCCTTACAGTCAGGGTTTTATCTCCCATCTTGATGCCATTAAGAGCTGCACATGCAATGTCTGTAACAGAGAGATCTTGGTAGACACAGAAGGCATAGCCTTTTGAGTTACCAGTTTCCCGGTCCTTGACCAGATCAAAACCTCGAAGTGGTCCAAAGGACTCGAGCAATTCCCTTACTTGTGCTTCTGTAAAATAGTATGGAAGCCCACCCACAAAAATGCGATCAGGACCCTCAAGACCACCAGCAGAACCTGGTGTAAGCCCAACAACAGCAAGGTTGAGATTGGGATTGGGCTGGCTTGGGCCAAGTGCAGCAGCAAGAGAAGGATTGTAGTCACTTGGCCTCCTGACCTTTACTGGTGCACCCTGGGCAGATAAAGAAACAAGTGTCCAGACATCAGCAGATACCTAACCCATCTAATATACCTTAAATATGGACAAATCAAAATGCACAGAGTACTTCCAGTTTTCAAAATGCAAACCTCGAAAATGATGCCATCCAAGGCCATTGCATTGCTTGCTTCTTCAACAGACCTCATTTCCACAAAAGCAAATTTCTTCTCATGGTTTATATACACGTTCACAACAGCATCACcttcaacaaaaataaataaataaacaagtaAATTACAAAAGTTAAAACAATGTgaatttaaagtaaaaaataaagTGATAGAATGTCAGAAGTACCCAAACATTAAGACTACCTGGTCCAGCCGTGTTTCCTCCAATAGCAGACATAACCTGGCTAAAGAAAGTTGCAACCGACTGCAGACAatttttgggaaaaagaaaatcatcAGGCTGACATTGCAAAATTCAGATAAAGAAATGGAAGCTTACATCAACCGCCAAAAGCTTAACGGAATTATCTATATgtttcgagaaaaaaaaaagataggagCACCAGAGTACAAAATATTGTGTATGAGAGAGAGACTTATTACAATGCAAATCTGAGCCAAAGAATCAAACTTGATAGTATTCATTTACGCTAAACAAGAACAGGAATTACTGAAATTTTGATTTACTACTAGCACATTTTTAACAGAAAAATTAAAATCTCCCTAGAGCTCAAAAGTACAATGGGAAAACTCACCAATTACATTTTCGACCTACTTCTAGCCAAGGTACATTGTACCATCCCGAAACGAACCGGTCAAGAATTGGGACGGTTCTGGCAGTCGGGATGGTTTGGTCCCTTAAAACCCTACCAAGCCCCCCCTCCCCGAATCCACCCGACCAtctgttctctctctccctctccctctctcccctcttCTGCCATGATCGGAGCTTCAAAGCTCCGTCGCATCCGTCGTTGGTCTCTCAGTCACTAGTCTTGCTAGCTCGATTGCCCATCTTGCTAGCTTAGTCGCTCATCTCTACCGCTCATCTCGCTACTCTTCAATGTTGATAGATGCCAACCGATGCCGATCGATGCCCAGGTAAGCCCCTCTCtcactccctccctctctccccctcctcctatctctcttcctctctctccttccccctctcccctccctctccccgtTCGATATGCCCGATACAGTATGGCACAGACCCGTACCGTACCAAGCCAATCACGGGCAACTACGAGCCCCGATATCAATCTAGCAGACCTTCTTTTTAACACTTTAGACATTTTCTTACTTGAGCAGTGCATTGACAAATTAAAGAAATAATATTGAGCAAGCATACATGCTAGTAAATTTTCTTATGATATATGAAATATATAACTTTGTATAAAAGCCCAAAGTATGAACTTATCTTAAATTTTGTTACTCTTGCCTTTAACCCTCAGCTAACCCCACCAGTCCCATTTTCCCTCATCTTTATAAGTTAATCTAAAAGTTGAAAGGTGTGCTCCTTTTTTGATGCTATTCAGTCTTGCCTTCTGCCATGCACTTGCCACTAATTCACCCTCGTGCTCCACTAAAAAAACAGAGggtgtttttttcctttttc comes from the Phoenix dactylifera cultivar Barhee BC4 unplaced genomic scaffold, palm_55x_up_171113_PBpolish2nd_filt_p 001217F, whole genome shotgun sequence genome and includes:
- the LOC103711301 gene encoding splicing factor U2af large subunit B isoform X2, which translates into the protein MFPNMFPLGAGQFPTLPVMPVQAMTQQATRHARRVYVGGLPPTANEQSVATFFSQVMSAIGGNTAGPGDAVVNVYINHEKKFAFVEMRSVEEASNAMALDGIIFEGAPVKVRRPSDYNPSLAAALGPSQPNPNLNLAVVGLTPGSAGGLEGPDRIFVGGLPYYFTEAQVRELLESFGPLRGFDLVKDRETGNSKGYAFCVYQDLSVTDIACAALNGIKMGDKTLTVRRANQGAQQPRPEQESVLLQAQQQVALQRLVYQAGSLPTKIVCLTQVVSADELKDDEEYEDIMEDMRGEGGKYGNLANVIIPRPGPNGEPVPGLGKVFLEYADTEGSTKARQGLHGRKFGENQVVAVFYPEIKFAQGEYDG
- the LOC103711301 gene encoding splicing factor U2af large subunit B isoform X1: MPDYGERYEGNDDGYTGYRGASPPPKSSGFDDFGDSRSQNDSHEHERRSSKSRERDRNRMHDRDRDRDRDRDRDKDRGRERDRDRRDHRDRSERSDRGRDRSDRNRDYDRHRDYDRDREGRHRHRSQSPSRSKGRSGHRSRSRSRSRSGSKSKRMSGFDMAPPASALIPGATAAGQLPGATPAIPGMFPNMFPLGAGQFPTLPVMPVQAMTQQATRHARRVYVGGLPPTANEQSVATFFSQVMSAIGGNTAGPGDAVVNVYINHEKKFAFVEMRSVEEASNAMALDGIIFEGAPVKVRRPSDYNPSLAAALGPSQPNPNLNLAVVGLTPGSAGGLEGPDRIFVGGLPYYFTEAQVRELLESFGPLRGFDLVKDRETGNSKGYAFCVYQDLSVTDIACAALNGIKMGDKTLTVRRANQGAQQPRPEQESVLLQAQQQVALQRLVYQAGSLPTKIVCLTQVVSADELKDDEEYEDIMEDMRGEGGKYGNLANVIIPRPGPNGEPVPGLGKVFLEYADTEGSTKARQGLHGRKFGENQVVAVFYPEIKFAQGEYDG